The Myxococcales bacterium genome window below encodes:
- a CDS encoding DUF808 domain-containing protein — protein sequence MPASLLALLDDISLILDDVVLLTKAASKKTAGVLGDDLALNAQQVAGVKAERELPVVWAVARGSLVNKAIIVPAAFLISVLVPWLVLPLLMIGGAFLCYEGCHKLAHRWLHTADDDRAHHQALVAAVADPAVDLVAVERAKIKGAVRTDFILSAEIIVITLGTVADASVAVRIAVLCAIALVMTVGVYGLVAGIVRLDDAGRALVARPGGGAQALGRILLALAPRLMRFLAVAGTAAMFMVGGGIVAHAIGPLHRAITDVAAGADQVAAIGAALAWLVPSVANAVVGVIVGAVVLVAVLLGGRLIARARR from the coding sequence ATGCCCGCGAGCCTGCTAGCGCTCCTCGACGACATCTCGCTCATCCTCGACGACGTCGTGCTCTTGACCAAGGCCGCGTCGAAGAAGACCGCGGGCGTGCTGGGCGACGACCTGGCGCTCAACGCGCAGCAGGTGGCGGGGGTCAAGGCCGAGCGCGAGCTGCCGGTGGTGTGGGCGGTGGCGCGCGGGTCGCTGGTCAACAAGGCGATCATCGTGCCGGCGGCGTTCCTGATCAGCGTGCTCGTGCCGTGGCTGGTGCTGCCGCTGCTCATGATCGGCGGCGCGTTCCTGTGCTACGAGGGCTGCCACAAGCTGGCCCACCGCTGGCTGCACACGGCCGATGACGACCGCGCCCACCACCAGGCGCTGGTCGCGGCGGTCGCCGACCCCGCGGTCGATCTGGTCGCGGTCGAGCGCGCCAAGATCAAGGGCGCGGTGCGGACCGACTTCATCCTGTCGGCCGAGATCATCGTGATCACGCTCGGCACCGTCGCCGACGCGTCGGTCGCGGTGCGCATCGCGGTGCTGTGCGCGATCGCGCTGGTGATGACGGTGGGGGTCTACGGCCTGGTCGCCGGCATCGTCCGGCTCGACGACGCCGGCCGGGCGCTGGTCGCGCGGCCCGGCGGCGGGGCCCAGGCGCTGGGCCGGATCCTCTTGGCGCTGGCGCCGCGGCTGATGCGGTTCCTCGCGGTCGCCGGCACCGCGGCGATGTTCATGGTCGGCGGCGGCATCGTCGCCCACGCCATCGGCCCCCTGCACCGCGCGATCACGGACGTGGCCGCGGGCGCCGACCAAGTCGCGGCGATCGGCGCGGCGCTGGCCTGGCTGGTGCCGTCGGTCGCCAACGCGGTGGTCGGCGTGATCGTCGGCGCGGTGGTGCTGGTCGCGGTGCTGCTCGGCGGGCGCCTGATCGCCCGGGCGCGCCGGTAG